In Reichenbachiella agarivorans, one genomic interval encodes:
- a CDS encoding alpha/beta fold hydrolase, protein MNIQISGKGKTIVFLHGYCESLDIWKAFDTTLHTEYQIVLIDLPGHGQSPLLTKDFSIDDIADQVQQELKDHGISEYFVIGHSLGGYISLALAELYPESLLGLGLFSSSTFADDEDKKKVRDKVKAYILEHGVASFMDSFISGLFAPENRSRLSDEIEEMRISASKTPPDSVIGYAMAMKNRPDRTAVLAKSEKPVFVIAGERDMAVKLETSQQMIDLIRRGEALVLKGAAHNGYLESKNESISFIKSFLNQYI, encoded by the coding sequence ATGAACATTCAAATCTCTGGAAAAGGAAAAACCATTGTATTTCTTCACGGTTACTGTGAATCACTGGACATATGGAAGGCATTTGACACCACGCTGCATACAGAGTATCAAATCGTACTCATCGACTTGCCAGGTCATGGACAATCTCCTTTACTAACCAAGGATTTCAGCATAGATGATATAGCTGATCAAGTTCAGCAAGAGTTGAAGGATCATGGTATCAGTGAGTATTTTGTGATCGGACATTCCTTAGGTGGCTATATTTCACTCGCACTGGCTGAGTTGTATCCAGAGAGCTTGTTAGGGCTCGGGTTATTTTCATCCTCCACATTTGCGGATGATGAGGACAAAAAGAAGGTAAGAGACAAAGTCAAGGCATACATCTTAGAACATGGTGTTGCCAGTTTTATGGACTCATTTATCTCTGGACTCTTTGCTCCTGAAAACAGATCACGTCTGTCTGATGAGATAGAAGAAATGAGAATATCAGCTTCTAAAACACCTCCAGACAGTGTAATTGGCTATGCCATGGCTATGAAAAACAGACCAGATCGAACTGCAGTTTTGGCCAAATCTGAAAAGCCTGTTTTTGTGATTGCGGGAGAAAGAGACATGGCTGTGAAACTAGAAACGTCCCAGCAAATGATAGATTTGATCCGCCGTGGTGAGGCCCTCGTACTCAAAGGAGCTGCACACAATGGCTACCTCGAAAGCAAAAATGAGAGCATCAGTTTTATCAAATCATTTTTAAATCAGTATATTTAG
- a CDS encoding glycoside hydrolase family 3 protein, with amino-acid sequence MSMYKVLSSIMLICLCINLQAHAFQRATPLTNDVTLDVMIGQMIITGIGDQSYMRESDPILDDIKAGRVGGVIFFEKNINRNSPAEQMKRSIEMMKGAANIPLFVSIDEEGGKVNRLKTKYGFPATKTAEYLGKVDKLDTTAYYANQTASILHALGFNLNYAPDVDVAIYADNPVIAKIGRSYSADASQVVKHASEVVRVHRENQVMTVLKHFPGHGSSHADSHLGVADVTNYWQFSELLPYKAMLDSGMVDAIMTAHIVNKHMDANGLPATLSPYIVNDVLRGFLGYNGVVFSDDMQMHAISSNYGFEESIKLSILAGVDVLMFANNVPGNEKRTAKEIHAIIKGYVEGGQISEQRIRESYDRIMRMKSKL; translated from the coding sequence ATGTCTATGTATAAGGTATTGTCTTCTATTATGCTTATCTGCTTGTGCATCAATTTACAAGCTCACGCTTTTCAGCGTGCCACTCCTTTGACCAACGATGTGACGTTGGATGTGATGATTGGACAAATGATCATCACGGGTATTGGAGATCAATCCTATATGAGAGAAAGTGATCCGATCTTGGATGATATCAAGGCAGGTAGAGTAGGTGGTGTGATTTTCTTTGAAAAAAATATCAACAGAAATAGCCCTGCTGAACAAATGAAACGAAGCATCGAGATGATGAAAGGGGCTGCCAATATTCCACTTTTCGTTAGTATAGATGAAGAAGGAGGAAAAGTCAACCGATTGAAAACCAAATATGGCTTTCCAGCCACCAAGACTGCGGAGTACTTGGGAAAAGTGGATAAACTCGACACAACAGCCTACTATGCCAATCAAACGGCTTCTATCTTGCACGCGCTTGGGTTCAACTTGAATTATGCTCCTGATGTGGATGTAGCCATCTATGCTGATAATCCCGTGATCGCAAAAATTGGACGTAGTTATTCTGCAGATGCTTCACAAGTTGTCAAGCATGCCAGTGAGGTAGTCAGAGTCCATCGAGAGAATCAAGTCATGACAGTATTGAAGCATTTTCCTGGTCATGGCAGTTCGCATGCTGATTCACATCTTGGCGTTGCTGATGTGACCAATTATTGGCAGTTTAGTGAGCTTTTGCCCTACAAAGCCATGCTGGACTCTGGTATGGTAGATGCGATCATGACAGCACATATTGTCAACAAGCACATGGATGCCAATGGTTTGCCTGCGACTTTGTCTCCCTACATTGTGAATGATGTACTAAGAGGTTTTTTGGGATATAATGGGGTAGTTTTTTCTGATGATATGCAGATGCACGCGATTTCTAGTAACTATGGATTTGAAGAATCTATCAAACTGTCGATTTTGGCAGGTGTAGATGTCCTGATGTTTGCCAACAACGTACCTGGCAATGAGAAGAGAACAGCCAAGGAGATTCATGCAATCATCAAAGGATATGTAGAGGGGGGACAAATCTCCGAACAAAGAATTCGAGAATCCTATGACAGAATCATGCGGATGAAAAGCAAATTGTAA
- the dxs gene encoding 1-deoxy-D-xylulose-5-phosphate synthase translates to MQIEPGKLLAGVNSPDDMKNLDALQLVQLSSELRQYIIDVVSVYGGHFGASLGVVELTVALHHVFNTPSDQLIWDVGHQAYGHKILTGRRDNFHTNRVYDGLSGFPKRKESEYDAFGVGHSSTSISAALGMAEASKYKQETDKHHIAVIGDGALTGGMAFEAMNHAGVSNSNLLIILNDNCMSIDPNVGALRDYLTDITTSHTYNKVRDEAWKVLGKISKFGPNAREIVSNFESSIKSFLLKQSNLFESLNLRYFGPIDGHDVNHMVSVLKDLKDIKGPKILHVLTKKGKGFSLAEEDQTKWHAPGTFDKLTGEIYKKVYETPQPPKYQDVFGHTLVELAEANDKIMGVTPAMPSGSSLNIMMKAMPDRSYDVGIAEQHAVTFSAGLATQGLVPFCNIYSTFMQRAYDQVIHDVAIQNLHVVFCLDRAGFAGADGPTHHGCYDIAFFRCIPNLVVSSPMNEQELRNLMYTAQLPENAGPFSIRYPRGNGVMPDWKKDFEKIQIGQGRKIKDGEELAYLTIGPVGNYATEASTRLEKEGLSVGHYDMRFVKPLDEKMLHEVFQKYKYIVTVEDGSIQGGFGSAILEFMADNDYQSKVVRLGIPDEIIEHGTQLELQRDCGFDPEGLYRTAKKLLQLTPA, encoded by the coding sequence ATGCAGATAGAGCCGGGTAAGTTGTTGGCAGGAGTAAATTCTCCTGATGACATGAAAAACTTAGATGCCCTACAACTAGTACAACTATCCTCCGAATTGAGACAATACATCATTGATGTGGTTTCAGTTTATGGCGGGCATTTTGGTGCGAGCCTGGGTGTAGTAGAACTCACTGTAGCCCTTCACCACGTTTTTAATACCCCTTCGGATCAGCTGATCTGGGACGTAGGGCATCAGGCGTATGGCCACAAAATACTTACTGGCCGTAGAGACAATTTTCATACCAACAGAGTTTATGATGGTTTGTCGGGATTTCCGAAAAGAAAAGAAAGCGAATACGATGCATTTGGCGTAGGTCACTCATCTACTTCTATCTCTGCTGCGCTAGGCATGGCTGAAGCCTCCAAATACAAACAAGAAACAGACAAACACCATATTGCAGTCATCGGTGACGGTGCCTTGACAGGAGGGATGGCCTTCGAGGCGATGAACCATGCGGGTGTTTCCAACTCCAACCTCCTCATCATCCTCAATGACAACTGCATGTCGATTGATCCCAATGTCGGTGCATTGAGAGATTACCTTACAGATATCACTACCTCTCACACCTACAACAAGGTACGTGACGAGGCGTGGAAAGTGCTGGGAAAAATCAGTAAGTTTGGCCCAAATGCCAGAGAAATAGTTTCAAACTTCGAAAGCAGCATCAAATCCTTTCTCCTTAAGCAAAGCAATCTCTTTGAGTCGCTCAATCTTAGATATTTTGGTCCAATAGATGGCCATGATGTGAATCATATGGTCAGCGTACTCAAGGATTTGAAAGACATCAAGGGACCAAAAATATTGCATGTGCTCACCAAAAAGGGCAAAGGATTCTCTCTAGCAGAAGAGGATCAGACCAAATGGCATGCACCTGGCACCTTTGACAAGCTCACAGGTGAGATATACAAAAAAGTCTACGAAACTCCCCAACCACCCAAATACCAAGATGTATTTGGGCATACACTGGTAGAACTGGCCGAGGCGAATGACAAAATTATGGGTGTCACTCCAGCGATGCCTTCTGGCTCCTCACTCAACATCATGATGAAAGCCATGCCAGATCGATCCTACGATGTAGGGATCGCGGAGCAACACGCGGTTACTTTCTCAGCTGGACTAGCTACCCAAGGATTGGTTCCGTTTTGCAACATCTACTCGACCTTCATGCAGCGTGCCTATGATCAGGTGATCCATGATGTTGCCATCCAAAACCTACATGTGGTTTTCTGTCTAGATCGGGCAGGATTTGCTGGTGCGGATGGCCCTACTCACCATGGATGCTATGACATTGCATTCTTTAGATGCATCCCTAATCTTGTGGTGTCATCACCGATGAACGAGCAGGAACTAAGAAACCTGATGTATACGGCTCAACTTCCCGAAAACGCTGGACCATTTTCGATCCGCTACCCACGAGGAAATGGCGTCATGCCTGATTGGAAAAAGGACTTTGAGAAAATACAAATAGGCCAAGGACGTAAAATCAAAGACGGTGAAGAACTGGCATATTTGACGATAGGGCCTGTGGGTAACTATGCCACCGAAGCAAGCACACGACTTGAAAAAGAAGGCTTATCTGTAGGACACTATGACATGCGCTTTGTCAAACCACTGGATGAAAAAATGCTTCATGAGGTCTTTCAAAAATACAAGTATATAGTGACAGTAGAAGATGGTTCGATTCAAGGTGGTTTTGGCTCAGCAATCTTGGAATTCATGGCGGACAATGACTATCAATCCAAAGTCGTGAGACTTGGTATCCCAGACGAAATCATAGAGCATGGCACACAACTAGAGTTGCAGAGAGACTGTGGTTTCGATCCAGAAGGTTTGTATCGCACTGCCAAAAAATTATTGCAACTTACTCCTGCCTAG
- the dinB gene encoding DNA polymerase IV: protein MAYQKSIVHMDLDTFFVSCERLLDRRLNNKPVLIGGTSDRGVVAACSYEARTCGVHSAMPMKLARQLCPEAVIIKGNASTYSQKSKDVTDIIKESVPVFEKSSIDEFYIDLTGMDQFFGCMKLASELRQRIIKETWLPISFGLSENKTVSKIATGEAKPNNQMKIDYGMEKPFLAPLSIKKIPMIGEKTYHSLRQLGIRYVKHLQDMPLELVESAFGQNGTKMWQKAQGIDKSPVIPYQERKSISTERTFEKDTTDIHKLKNIILAMAENLAFQLRKGQKLTSCISVKVRYSDFNTYTLQCKISHTSADHILIPKVIELFDKLYNKRLLVRLIGVRFSQLAEGNYQINLFEDTEEMIRLYQALDAIRDKHGDRKVMRAAGIDTKTISRFNPFSGEPPPLLPNRRN, encoded by the coding sequence ATGGCATACCAAAAGTCCATCGTACACATGGATCTAGACACCTTTTTTGTCTCCTGTGAGCGGCTGCTAGATCGAAGGCTCAACAACAAACCTGTGCTGATTGGCGGCACCTCTGACAGAGGGGTCGTAGCAGCTTGCAGCTATGAGGCTAGGACATGTGGAGTACACTCTGCCATGCCTATGAAGCTTGCTAGACAGCTCTGTCCAGAAGCCGTGATCATCAAAGGCAACGCCAGCACCTATAGTCAAAAATCCAAGGATGTCACAGATATCATCAAGGAGTCTGTCCCCGTATTTGAGAAATCATCCATCGATGAGTTCTATATAGATTTGACTGGCATGGATCAATTTTTTGGCTGTATGAAATTGGCATCCGAACTGCGTCAACGGATCATCAAAGAAACCTGGCTGCCCATATCATTTGGTCTATCCGAAAACAAAACCGTATCTAAGATCGCTACTGGAGAAGCCAAACCCAACAACCAAATGAAAATAGACTATGGGATGGAAAAACCCTTTTTAGCACCGCTATCAATCAAGAAGATTCCGATGATCGGAGAAAAAACCTACCACTCTCTCCGTCAATTGGGCATTCGCTATGTCAAGCACCTACAAGATATGCCTCTTGAACTGGTAGAAAGTGCCTTTGGGCAAAACGGAACTAAGATGTGGCAAAAGGCACAGGGAATTGACAAGTCGCCTGTAATCCCCTATCAAGAACGGAAATCCATCTCCACAGAAAGGACTTTCGAAAAAGACACCACCGACATTCATAAGCTCAAAAACATTATCCTCGCCATGGCCGAGAACCTAGCTTTTCAATTGCGAAAGGGACAAAAGCTGACTTCTTGTATCAGTGTCAAGGTTCGCTATTCGGATTTCAACACCTATACACTGCAGTGCAAAATTTCACATACTTCTGCCGATCACATCTTAATTCCCAAAGTGATAGAATTGTTTGACAAACTGTACAACAAGAGGTTGTTGGTAAGGTTGATTGGCGTCCGCTTTAGCCAATTGGCAGAGGGAAATTATCAAATCAACTTATTTGAGGACACAGAAGAAATGATTCGCCTCTACCAAGCATTGGATGCGATTCGTGACAAGCATGGAGACAGAAAAGTCATGAGAGCAGCTGGAATCGATACCAAAACTATCAGCCGTTTCAATCCCTTCTCGGGCGAGCCACCACCACTTTTGCCCAATCGCAGAAATTAA
- a CDS encoding MBL fold metallo-hydrolase, with product MSLINIIDLEFKNLQHAIASYLIESTDGPILIETGPHSTFPVLKQAIENHGFKIEDIQHVLLTHIHLDHAGAAWAFADHGANIYVHPFGARNLEDPSRLMASARQIYQDQMDSLWGEMKPIRREQLIETGHNEILKIGGLEIKSLHTPGHAKHHIAWQVEDNLFTGDVAGVKIGNGPVQPPCPPPDIQIEDWLESIALIRAQKAKRLYLTHFGYIEDIDVHLDQLTQMLETWSIFVYDKWQEGLSNEEIIPMFQTFTSTQLKDTGLNALQIEQYEAANPSWMSVAGLVRYWTKKTQS from the coding sequence ATGTCCCTTATCAACATCATCGATCTAGAGTTCAAAAACTTACAACACGCCATCGCATCCTACCTGATAGAAAGCACTGACGGACCCATCCTCATCGAAACTGGCCCTCACTCTACTTTCCCGGTTCTCAAACAGGCCATTGAAAATCACGGTTTCAAAATCGAAGACATTCAGCATGTACTCCTCACACATATCCATCTGGATCATGCTGGTGCTGCCTGGGCCTTTGCAGATCATGGTGCCAACATATACGTCCATCCCTTTGGTGCTAGGAATCTGGAAGATCCCTCACGACTGATGGCTTCTGCCAGGCAGATTTATCAAGATCAAATGGACAGTCTTTGGGGAGAAATGAAACCGATTCGCAGAGAGCAACTCATAGAGACAGGACACAACGAAATCCTCAAAATCGGAGGGTTAGAAATCAAGAGTCTGCATACACCTGGTCATGCAAAACACCACATCGCCTGGCAAGTTGAAGACAACCTATTCACTGGAGATGTAGCGGGAGTCAAAATCGGTAATGGTCCTGTACAGCCACCTTGTCCTCCGCCTGATATCCAAATCGAGGATTGGCTAGAGTCAATCGCTCTGATCCGTGCACAAAAAGCCAAAAGACTGTATCTCACACATTTTGGCTACATAGAAGACATTGATGTGCATTTGGATCAATTGACACAGATGTTAGAAACTTGGTCGATTTTTGTCTATGATAAGTGGCAAGAGGGGTTGAGTAATGAAGAAATAATCCCAATGTTTCAAACATTTACCAGTACACAACTCAAAGATACTGGTCTAAATGCACTCCAAATAGAGCAATATGAAGCTGCCAATCCCTCATGGATGAGTGTTGCAGGATTGGTCAGGTACTGGACTAAAAAAACACAAAGCTGA
- a CDS encoding MltF family protein: MRTYSLFISILGVLLCTCQSPNHEDVDLEIQTLELEEAIELDLDEIKERGYLTAIIDNSTTGMFLYRGEPMGYEYELISLFAESIGVELRLNITKNIAESFQKLNSGEGDIIARNLTVTSGRKRHIAFSEPHHQVRQMLVQRKPDNWRDMKLHEIEAQLIRNPADLKEKKIIVRSNSSYISRLKNLSDEIGGTILVEQEDEETETDAIIEMVADGSIDYTVADEDIAQINARYHSILDVETAISFPQDIAWGVRKNAPKLLKTVNEWIMGMKKTNDYYAIYDKYFRNYNVSKKIIHSEYFSLDGEKISPYDSLIKKYAKKINWDWRLLAAQISKESRFDPMAKSWVGARGLMQVMPRTAGSYHVTNLYNPKQNLKVGTDHILWLEKKWQHLPDSEKVKFTLGSYNVGDGHVRDAVKLAKKYGADTSVWDDNVAKYLVLKSKRKYYEDPVVAFGYCRGTEPVEYVSDILYRFDRYLQMMPLDSTISLSINE, from the coding sequence ATGAGAACCTATTCTCTATTTATTTCTATTCTGGGAGTACTTCTATGTACTTGTCAAAGTCCCAATCATGAGGATGTCGACTTAGAAATCCAAACATTGGAACTGGAAGAGGCTATCGAACTGGATTTGGACGAAATCAAAGAAAGAGGCTATCTCACTGCCATCATAGACAACAGCACGACAGGCATGTTTCTCTACCGTGGAGAACCCATGGGCTATGAGTATGAACTCATCTCTTTGTTTGCCGAGTCCATTGGGGTAGAGCTCCGTCTCAATATCACCAAAAACATAGCTGAAAGCTTCCAAAAACTAAATAGCGGAGAGGGAGACATCATTGCGCGAAATCTCACCGTCACCTCAGGACGCAAAAGACACATTGCCTTTTCAGAGCCGCACCATCAAGTCAGACAAATGCTCGTACAACGCAAGCCTGACAACTGGAGAGACATGAAGCTTCATGAAATAGAAGCACAACTCATTCGAAACCCAGCTGACCTCAAAGAAAAAAAGATAATCGTCCGATCCAATTCCTCCTATATCTCTAGACTCAAAAACCTGTCAGATGAGATCGGTGGCACCATCCTCGTAGAGCAAGAAGATGAAGAAACGGAAACAGACGCCATTATTGAAATGGTAGCAGATGGCAGCATAGATTACACAGTGGCAGATGAGGATATTGCTCAGATCAATGCCCGATATCATTCCATACTGGATGTGGAAACCGCTATCAGTTTCCCTCAGGACATCGCATGGGGAGTGAGAAAAAACGCACCCAAATTGCTAAAAACCGTGAATGAATGGATCATGGGGATGAAAAAAACCAATGATTATTATGCGATCTATGACAAATATTTCCGCAACTACAACGTGAGTAAAAAGATCATCCATAGCGAATACTTTTCGCTGGACGGGGAAAAAATATCCCCCTATGACAGCCTGATCAAAAAATATGCAAAAAAGATCAACTGGGACTGGAGGTTGCTGGCAGCACAAATATCCAAAGAGTCTCGTTTTGATCCAATGGCCAAATCATGGGTAGGTGCTAGAGGACTCATGCAAGTCATGCCACGTACGGCAGGTTCATACCATGTGACCAATCTTTATAACCCCAAACAAAACCTCAAAGTCGGTACCGATCATATACTCTGGTTGGAGAAAAAGTGGCAACATCTGCCTGATTCCGAAAAGGTCAAATTCACGCTGGGCTCTTACAATGTAGGAGATGGACACGTCCGTGATGCGGTCAAGCTTGCAAAAAAATATGGTGCCGACACATCCGTCTGGGACGACAATGTTGCCAAATATTTGGTGCTCAAATCCAAAAGAAAATATTACGAAGATCCAGTTGTTGCCTTTGGGTATTGTCGTGGCACTGAGCCTGTGGAGTATGTCTCGGATATTTTGTATCGGTTTGACAGGTACCTCCAAATGATGCCACTGGATAGTACAATTTCTCTGAGTATAAATGAGTGA
- the pheS gene encoding phenylalanine--tRNA ligase subunit alpha, with product MFEKVEEYKAMIQAAEVKAAEELEQFRMKFISKKSVVTELFNDFKNVPNEQKKAFGQALNELKDLAQEKFQALADALSDQSSTTADIGLDMTLPNVPGETGSIHPLTITTNKIIEIFERMGFNVERGPEIEEDFYNFTALNFPENHPAREMQDTFFIEKNPDKVLRTHTSNVQIRLMEGQKPPFRSIMPGRVFRNEAISARAHCFFHQVEGLYVNKNVGFKDLKDTVYHFVKELFGPETKIRFRPSYFPFTEPSAEIDISCFICHGKGCNVCKHTNWVEIGGSGMVDPNVLANCGIDPEEYTGFAFGMGIERITMLKYQINDLRLFSENDVRFLNQFKGTF from the coding sequence ATGTTTGAGAAAGTAGAGGAATACAAAGCGATGATCCAAGCGGCAGAAGTGAAAGCTGCGGAAGAATTGGAACAGTTTAGAATGAAATTCATCAGTAAGAAGAGTGTCGTCACTGAGCTTTTCAATGATTTCAAAAATGTTCCCAACGAACAAAAGAAGGCTTTTGGGCAGGCTTTGAATGAGTTGAAAGACTTGGCGCAGGAGAAATTCCAAGCTTTGGCTGATGCGCTCAGCGACCAGTCGTCTACTACGGCAGATATCGGGTTGGACATGACCTTGCCCAACGTGCCAGGAGAGACAGGATCGATTCATCCACTGACTATCACTACCAACAAGATCATCGAGATCTTCGAGCGAATGGGGTTCAATGTAGAAAGAGGTCCTGAGATAGAAGAAGACTTTTACAACTTTACGGCGCTCAACTTCCCTGAAAATCATCCTGCAAGAGAGATGCAGGATACATTTTTTATCGAAAAAAATCCAGACAAGGTATTAAGAACACATACCTCCAATGTTCAGATTAGATTGATGGAAGGTCAAAAGCCTCCATTCAGATCGATCATGCCTGGTCGTGTGTTTAGAAACGAAGCAATTTCTGCGAGAGCACATTGCTTTTTTCATCAAGTGGAAGGACTGTATGTCAATAAGAATGTAGGATTCAAAGACCTCAAGGATACGGTGTATCATTTTGTGAAGGAGCTGTTTGGCCCTGAAACCAAAATTAGATTCAGACCTTCCTATTTCCCATTCACAGAACCAAGTGCCGAGATAGACATCAGCTGCTTCATCTGCCATGGCAAGGGATGCAATGTCTGTAAACATACCAATTGGGTGGAGATCGGAGGATCAGGCATGGTCGACCCGAATGTCTTGGCTAATTGTGGAATCGATCCAGAAGAATACACTGGCTTTGCCTTTGGGATGGGAATCGAGCGTATCACGATGTTGAAATATCAAATCAATGACTTGCGTCTATTCTCAGAAAATGACGTGAGATTCTTGAATCAGTTCAAGGGGACTTTTTAG
- a CDS encoding alpha/beta hydrolase: protein MESYILIGLISYVLLCVVVYFVQDYFMFHPEKLPENFEFSYEEPFKEYFFDIEEGVKINGLRFTVKSPKGIVLYFHGNTRSIKGWSKYAKDFTRNDFEVLIIDYRGFGKSTGKRAEKSIYKDSQYIYNEVREWFPEKQIIVYGRSMGSGFATKLASKNQPKMLILDAPYYSLSQLTSRWFFFLPLSILLKYHIRTDIWIKYVRCPIYIIHGTKDRLIPYRSSVRLRLEAPLTIRLIPIHGGRHNDLPRFAEYHNHLNEILQEQYDVIFDRNLKDFLDF from the coding sequence ATGGAATCCTATATTTTGATCGGGTTGATTAGCTATGTACTGCTTTGTGTGGTGGTATATTTTGTGCAGGACTATTTCATGTTTCATCCCGAAAAGCTCCCTGAAAACTTCGAATTCAGCTATGAGGAGCCGTTCAAAGAATATTTTTTTGATATTGAAGAAGGAGTGAAAATCAATGGCCTGCGGTTCACTGTCAAAAGCCCTAAGGGTATAGTGCTTTACTTTCACGGCAATACCCGAAGTATCAAAGGATGGAGCAAATACGCGAAGGATTTTACTCGCAACGATTTTGAAGTGTTGATTATTGACTACCGTGGTTTTGGAAAGAGTACGGGCAAGCGTGCCGAAAAGTCAATCTACAAGGACAGTCAATACATCTACAACGAGGTGAGAGAGTGGTTTCCAGAGAAGCAGATCATCGTCTATGGTCGCTCGATGGGTTCAGGTTTTGCTACCAAGTTGGCCTCCAAGAATCAACCCAAAATGTTGATTTTAGATGCGCCATATTATAGTCTGTCGCAGCTTACTTCTCGTTGGTTTTTCTTTTTGCCACTGTCTATTTTGCTGAAGTATCACATACGCACCGATATTTGGATCAAATATGTCCGATGTCCGATTTATATCATTCATGGTACTAAAGACCGATTGATTCCCTATCGGTCCAGTGTGAGGTTGAGGTTGGAAGCGCCGCTCACTATCAGGCTGATCCCGATACATGGAGGACGACACAATGATTTGCCACGTTTTGCAGAATACCACAATCACCTCAACGAAATCTTACAAGAGCAGTATGACGTGATTTTCGATAGAAACCTGAAAGATTTTCTTGATTTTTAG
- a CDS encoding 3'-5' exonuclease, producing MNTLTNLNHLIFIDIETASAVQDFGDLDEKFQELWIKKADQLNREEEYDPQEFYFERAGIYAEFGKIICISVGMLHYDMDRQLQLRVKALASGDEKELLQSFIDLFRQLDQSKIQLCAHNGKEFDFPYISRRMLINQLTLPPYLELSGKKPWEVQHLDTMQMWKFGDWKNYTSLELLTQVFGIPSPKGDIDGSDVNRVYYEEQDLTRIAHYCNQDVIATIQVFLKMKGLDMVDEDNISIVS from the coding sequence ATGAACACACTTACCAACCTCAACCACCTAATTTTTATAGACATTGAAACTGCCTCTGCGGTTCAAGATTTTGGTGACTTGGATGAAAAATTCCAAGAACTATGGATCAAGAAAGCTGATCAACTGAACCGTGAAGAAGAATACGATCCACAAGAATTTTACTTTGAGCGCGCGGGGATTTATGCTGAATTTGGCAAAATCATCTGCATCTCGGTAGGGATGCTGCACTATGACATGGATCGTCAACTCCAACTCAGAGTAAAGGCACTCGCTTCGGGCGATGAGAAAGAACTCCTCCAATCCTTTATCGATCTTTTCAGACAACTAGATCAAAGTAAAATCCAGCTCTGCGCTCACAACGGCAAAGAATTTGATTTCCCTTACATTTCCAGAAGAATGCTCATCAACCAACTGACTTTACCTCCCTACTTGGAGCTATCCGGCAAAAAACCTTGGGAAGTACAGCACTTAGATACGATGCAGATGTGGAAATTTGGTGATTGGAAAAACTACACCTCTCTTGAGCTCTTGACACAGGTATTTGGCATTCCCTCACCCAAAGGAGACATAGATGGCAGTGATGTCAACCGTGTGTACTACGAAGAACAAGACCTAACACGTATCGCCCACTATTGCAACCAAGACGTGATCGCCACTATACAGGTATTTCTAAAAATGAAGGGACTGGATATGGTCGATGAAGATAATATTAGTATTGTCAGCTAG